GGGCTTTGTTGTTTTCTtcacaaaatagtttaaaaatgcGCTCTTGTTTTGCACTTGCTTTAATAGAATTAATGCATTTTACAAACAAgctcattattttatttagaacagGAGAAAGATTTTTAGCTACCAAGTTTTCCCTGTGAATAACACAGTGCACAAGAATCATATCTGGGTTTTCATCTTTCATCAGTTTTAagcaaccattttttttttgcccattATATTAGAAACACCATCAGCAGCACAGGACGTTATATTTTTCATCGGTATTTTATTTGtatctaaataactttttagagTACTATATATATCTTTAGCGGTAGTGCTGctttttaatgatttgcaaaataacatttcttcagcaaaatcattattatcaaTGTATCTGACATATGTAAGTAATACTGCTTCGCTGTCTCTCAATGTTGATTCGTCCATTTGCACCGAAAAAagtcttgtttttaatttttcgataAGTTGTATTTCAACATCTTTACTCATTTCGTCGACTCTGACTGTATTGTTACCTAGTGCTGCTGATAGTATTCTTACTTACTTCTGCTGACAGTATTGTTACTTTGTGGCATGGTTTTCACGTCTTGGTCATCTTCTccaaaaacagttttaacaaaTCTTGGTATTGAAGTGTTTATTAACTGCTCTTCTATTGTATGATTTCTCCCAGATTTAGCAACGAGTAATGAAATTTGATAGCTAGCCTCAAGAGTGCgattaatattaacattatgaGCAGTAAAGAGAGACTTTAAAGTTgctcttttttcataatttttctttaaaatttgaaagtaattcaaatttgaattaatttgatCTTTATGTTTTGCCTT
Above is a window of Hydra vulgaris chromosome 10, alternate assembly HydraT2T_AEP DNA encoding:
- the LOC136086208 gene encoding protein FAM200B-like, with amino-acid sequence MSSTSKKIIRQYSEEYLKFGFIPAVHDARLPFCLLCQQCLSNESMKRGRLEAYLKAKHKDQINSNLNYFQILKKNYEKRATLKSLFTAHNVNINRTLEASYQISLLVAKSGRNHTIEEQLINTSIPRFVKTVFGEDDQDVKTMPQSNNTVSRSK